TACGCCTCCATCGCACTTCAGCACGATCCAGTCAACGCGAAATCACATTTCACGATGGGAATAACTCAGCAGATGAAACAAGAATACTCCGCTGCAGAGAATTCCTATAAACAAGCTCAATCTTTTGGAGAAGACGAGGAAGGACTGACGACTAATTTTATTCAAAGTATTTGGCTCAACGATGGAAAATACGACAAGGTTATTAAATACTTCCAGCAAAAGCTCCTCACATCTCCAAAAGATTATCGATACCATTATTGGATCGGGCGTGCCTATCAGCTCTCACTCCAAATCAACACTGCACAACAATGGCTGCAAGATGGATTAGTAATAGCGCAGCAAACAATTGAAGCAAACTCTGAAGATGCCATAGCTCTTTCCTATGTCGGATTGTTTCATTCGCGGCTTGGAAATTTTTCTGATGGTGAAACAGCAATGAATAAGGCAATAGAGATCAATAGCAACTCAGCTGAAATATTGTTTCGAAGCGCAGCCCTCTATTCTATCCAGCGTAATGGACAGAAAGCATTTTCTACCCTCGAAAAGGCATTACGTCGGAAGTACAATTTTGCAGAGCTGTTGAATCCGGATTTTTCTTTTATAGCACGCGAACCAGAATTTCTCCCGGCAGTAACACGAAAGATCGAAGGCAATTGGCCGTTGAAGTAGAGATGAGTTTGTTCTACAGAGATGCTCATTCCTTGTTGCCTTACGCGCTGCATCTATCAATCACCAGTTGCCTCCCTCCTTTTTTTTCCCTAAGTTTGAGGGTGCAGTACAATCATTTTATTTATAAGTTCTTTCGCTGGTAATACCATGTCCCTCCGACGACGAGTAGTACGAGAACGGGTTTTGCAGGCGCTGTATGCGTACGAACTCTCTCATGAACCTATCCAGTTTATCATCGAGAACATTGTCGCTGATTTGGAGAAACAGCCGGAATCGTTTGCCTTCGCAAAGCAGCTAATCCTCAAGGTTATTGAATGCAATAATGAGTTAGATGATTTAATCCGCCAGCGGATAGAACATTGGGAATTTAGCCGTCTCGCTATTATCGATAGGATTGTGCTGCGAATGAGTATTTGCGAATTATTGTACTTTGATGACATCCCGCCGAAAGTCACTATCAACGAAGCCATAGAAATTGCGCGTGATTTCAGCACCGAGAAAAGTGATAAATTTGTTAACGGCGTGCTCGACTCAATTCTCGATGATCTGAAAAAAGATGGCCGTATAAAGAAATCAGGACGAGGATTAGTGAACACTGGAGCGAACAAACAATCCAAACAAAGATGAGCAGCACTCTTCAACCTCCATCTTTGCATACGGCAACACGTTGGCAAATCTTTTCATGGGCGCTCTTCGATTTTGCGCACACTGCATTTTACGTTCTCATTCTTACCGTTGGGTATCCGCTCTACTTCAAAGAAATAGTTGCGCAAGGCAGCCATCAAGGAGATTTTTTGTGGGGTTCTGCGTTTAGTATTTCTATGTTCATAGTGGCTCTCTTCTCCCCCGTACTTGGCGCGGTCGCCGATTATGGCGCAGGCAAGAAGCGATTCCTTGGGATTTTCACGGCAATATGCGTTCTTGCAACCTCGAGTCTATTCTTCGTGCACGCCGGAATGATCTTCTTCGGGATGGCGCTTCTCGTAGTTTCGAATATCGGATTCGAAGCAGGACTTGTATTCTATGATGCGTTTCTTCCGGAGATAACAACGGCTCGAAGTTATGGCCGTGTCTCGGGTTATGGATTCGCCCTCGGATATGTCGGATCGCTCGTTTCGCTTGCGGTGGTGTTTCCATTGTACGCAGGTGGATTCGGTATAGACAATCTCTTCAACATTCGATTAAGCTTTCTTATAGCCGCTGCTTTCTTTTTCGTATTCTCCCTGCCCCTATTTTTCTTTCTCCCAGATAAACAGCGAACCGGAAGCTTAAAGTTGGACTTTATTAAAATTGGTTTTGCCCGGCTCCGAACCACCTATCAGCAATTTCCGCGGTACCGCAACATCGCACGCTTTCTGATTTCTTATTTTATTTATATCGATGGTGTCAATACGATCATCGTCTTTTCTTCCATTTTTGCACGCGAAACACTCAAGATGGATATAAGCGAAATTGTCGTGTACTTTGCCATGGTGCAGACTTCTGCCATTGTTGGTTCTATTCTATTTGGCATCTTGGCAGACCATACTACCCATAAACGGACGCTCAGCATCACTTTGTTTCTATGGCTGACTATTGTAGTCATTGTTTTTTTTATTCAAGATAAATGGATGTTCTACGGGCTTGGCGTGCTTGCCGGATTAGCTCTCGGTTCCTCTCAATCAATCAGCAGAGGCATGATGTCTATTATCACTCCGCAAGAAAAGAAAACAGAATTTTTTGGATTTTATTCGTTCTTCGGAAAAGCATCTGCGATACTTGGACCGGTCGTTTTTGGATTTGTTTCGTCGTATCTCAATCAACGGTTTGCCATTCTCTCTATTGGATTCTTTCTTCTCACCGGCCTCGTTCTGTTACAGCGCGTAGAAGAGAGGGCTATAGAGAGTTCTTCTATAACCTCTTAATTTTTTCTCAGGAAGGGGCATCTCATGCGCTTACTCTGCGTTGTTTGTATCATGACTGTCATTTTGGGCTGTCATACTGAAGAAAAGGAAACTACAACGAAAGGCAACCTGCATATCTTCATTCCGGAATCTATCGCTCCGGTCATGATTGACGAAGTGAATGAATTCCTGAACCTCTATCAAGCAAACGGCGCATATATAACGGATACTATCGTATCCGCTGAAACAGCCGCACGCCACTTCGTGATGGACACTGCACGCATTGCTTTTCTTCCCCGTTCATTGACACAGACTGAAAAAGAACAAGTAAAAATAATCTCTGCCAGCCTCAACGAAGTCATTGTTGCGTATGATGGTATTGTTGCTGTTGTGCATCCAAAGAATACTGTCGTTGAAATGACGACAACGGAAATTCAAAAAATATTATCGGGAAAGATTACGCGGTGGGAACAACTTGCGAAACCGATGAAAGGCACCATTAAAATTTACTGCCAGGATTCATCGGATGCATCAGAATATCTTAAGCAACGCTTATTAAAGCAAGCTGGCATCTCGGCAATATTCACGCGCACAAGTTCTGATATTCAGACACTTCGATCGGTAGAAAAAGATCCGTATGCAATCGGTTTTGCAGCATTAGTGTGGATTGATTCGGTAAAGTCAGATGCTAAAATTCTCAGCCTCGGCAGAACAAGTGAAGACACTGATACAGCGTTTACAACTCCAGCCGAAGCACTTCGAAAATTCTTTTCACCTCATCCAGCAAATATTTATAGAAATTATTATCCACTTAAGCGGGCAATTTATATGTACACGAGGGGGCCGGTCACTTTGGCGACGGGCTTTGGCACTTACGTTGCTACATCAGAAGGACAAAAGCTATTTCTCAAACGCGGACTTCTCCCCGGTACACAAAAGATTAAGTTACGATCTAGTCAACCTGAGTAGATCACCGCCCTCTTTGGCTGAATGAACAGAACCTATTGAATTCGTATTAATACAAGTAATAGCTTAGAAATCTCCGCCCAGTGAAAAGTAATAGTACGGTTCCGAGAAACCGGACCAGTTGAAGCGCCACGCAACATCGATGCGCAACGGCAATCCAAAAAGAATAATCCGCGATCCTAAACCGGTACCAATGAGCAAATCTTTCGTTATTGTCTCGCCGTTGTTAGGATCTGTGCCGAACGCCCTCCACGAAGGATCGTTGCTCCACGCTGATCCCATATCAACAAATGCTGCACCAAGAATGTTTGCAAAACCAATCGGAAGTGCACCGAAGATAAGATATTTGAGAAGCGGGAAACGAAATTCCATGTTCGCTACTGCGAACCGCGTGCCAATCTCCTGGGCGTAATCGTACCCGCGCAGCGGAAGGACTTGTGTCAGAAACGCAAAATCCTCTACATTGTGAATAGGAATTTCATTTGTCGCAAGATGGTAATTCAACCACCCTTCTGTCCCACCAAGTAGAAAATTTTGTTTATTACTTCCCATACTTATCCCGCCTGAAAGGCGGTACACGAAGATGAATTCTTTTGCCAATTTGTTGTAGCTTCGATAGTCTGCTGTAAATGTCTGCATATCCAATCCATCATTTCCTATCTTTGGCGTTCCGTAAAACGTAGCGTTAAAGCGTGAACCGTTATTAGGGCCAAACCATTCCCCCTGCCAGATGGAATTATCATTCACATAACTCACGAGCGGTAATACAAGCGAGCGCCGCTCTGAGGGGCTGGATGCATTATCCAAATTATCTCGCGAGAGATTGAGCCACATCAAAGAGCAATCAATGCGATTGAATCGATCTATCGGATAGGACGCAACGGCCCCAACAGCCCACGTCTGGAAACGATAAAGCGTATCATACCATGCACCCGGAGAACCTACATACAGAAACTTCGCATCATGAAAGGCTTGGAATCCCCAATCCATGCGCCCTGGTAAATAATAGTATGAGAGTCCATAATCACTGTTCTTGAGATCGATCAACAGATTTGTTTGAAAAATAATCTGATGATCGCCCAGCATATCACTGAAAGCCAAAATCGTACTTCCTTCCAATCCGTAAAAAGTGCTCACACCCGCCGCACCGTAGACAAGGTCAGGCGAGAAGTTTAACTTATAACGGTGCGGGATATAATTACTGTCGACGTCCTGATTGTCTGTAATTTCCACTTGTGAAATCGGCGGTGGGCCGTTCGTTGTGTCGTGCATGCCTTCAGGGGAAAAAATATAATTGGAAAGATCGGCTTTCACACCTGAATGATATGTTGGTTCCACGCCGACGGAATCGACAACCACAACAACATTGCTGCGTACCGAAATGGTGTCGGAGGATGGAGCAAGAGCGACAACTTCTTTCGGCTTCTCTTCACGTGGAAGTTTAAATTTCATCTTATAATATTCAGTCGGCTCCAGCGACGAAACGTTGAGTTTGCGCTCTAACGGGCGCAGCATCAAGTAAATGTCAAACCCTGCCTCATTGAGGGATGCGAACACCAATTTGGATCCATCGTGTGAAAGCGAGAGTTGGTACAATCCGCTAATGGAATTTGTAATGGGATAATACTTGCCAGAATCTAGTTCCTGCACATAGATGTTGTTGATACCATTCATATCGGCGATATATAAAAGCTTTTTGCCGTCCGGCGATATGACAGGTGATGTTTTACTACCATTGGGCTGCGTAGTGATTCGTCGAATAAGTGCCGTGGAAATATCGATCGAATATAAATCGATTTGTGCATGATCATAATTCCAAATTTTGAAGTTCTTCGATATCATAGTCCGTGATGTTATATCTCCACGGTCTGATGCGAAGTAAATCTTTTTCCCGTCAGGTGAAAATACC
The nucleotide sequence above comes from Ignavibacteriales bacterium. Encoded proteins:
- the nusB gene encoding transcription antitermination factor NusB, coding for MSLRRRVVRERVLQALYAYELSHEPIQFIIENIVADLEKQPESFAFAKQLILKVIECNNELDDLIRQRIEHWEFSRLAIIDRIVLRMSICELLYFDDIPPKVTINEAIEIARDFSTEKSDKFVNGVLDSILDDLKKDGRIKKSGRGLVNTGANKQSKQR
- a CDS encoding MFS transporter; translation: MSSTLQPPSLHTATRWQIFSWALFDFAHTAFYVLILTVGYPLYFKEIVAQGSHQGDFLWGSAFSISMFIVALFSPVLGAVADYGAGKKRFLGIFTAICVLATSSLFFVHAGMIFFGMALLVVSNIGFEAGLVFYDAFLPEITTARSYGRVSGYGFALGYVGSLVSLAVVFPLYAGGFGIDNLFNIRLSFLIAAAFFFVFSLPLFFFLPDKQRTGSLKLDFIKIGFARLRTTYQQFPRYRNIARFLISYFIYIDGVNTIIVFSSIFARETLKMDISEIVVYFAMVQTSAIVGSILFGILADHTTHKRTLSITLFLWLTIVVIVFFIQDKWMFYGLGVLAGLALGSSQSISRGMMSIITPQEKKTEFFGFYSFFGKASAILGPVVFGFVSSYLNQRFAILSIGFFLLTGLVLLQRVEERAIESSSITS
- a CDS encoding substrate-binding domain-containing protein gives rise to the protein MRLLCVVCIMTVILGCHTEEKETTTKGNLHIFIPESIAPVMIDEVNEFLNLYQANGAYITDTIVSAETAARHFVMDTARIAFLPRSLTQTEKEQVKIISASLNEVIVAYDGIVAVVHPKNTVVEMTTTEIQKILSGKITRWEQLAKPMKGTIKIYCQDSSDASEYLKQRLLKQAGISAIFTRTSSDIQTLRSVEKDPYAIGFAALVWIDSVKSDAKILSLGRTSEDTDTAFTTPAEALRKFFSPHPANIYRNYYPLKRAIYMYTRGPVTLATGFGTYVATSEGQKLFLKRGLLPGTQKIKLRSSQPE
- a CDS encoding biopolymer transporter Tol; translated protein: MRQFILISLILCGVAVEANAQNSVFGKNKVQYKNFHWQYLQTDHFDIYFSQDGYDLAQFAANASEASYASIKKLLRYDINNRISFVIYNSHNEFQQTNVVSEYMEEGIGGVTELFKNRIVIPFEGGYGQFRHVIHHELVHAVLNDMFYGGTIQSLISSKSPVQLPMWMNEGIAEYAALKWDNNSDMFLRDATVHNYLPPINYLSGYFAYRGGQSVWYYIANKYGEQKIAEIFSQIKSARSIERGFKSAIGMSVKELSERWQKEQKVYYWPDVAKREEPADFSYKRMTNHTKDGNFYNTSPTISPQGDKIAFISDRNDYFDVYIMSALDGEILDKVVSGQKTNNFEEMHLLTPGITWSPDGKKLALAVKAGERDAIFLVDIESGKQEKIQLDLDGVFSVNWSSDGKLLTFVGVKSPQSDIYIYNITTKEVKNLTNDIFSDSDPVFSPDGKKIYFASDRGDITSRTMISKNFKIWNYDHAQIDLYSIDISTALIRRITTQPNGSKTSPVISPDGKKLLYIADMNGINNIYVQELDSGKYYPITNSISGLYQLSLSHDGSKLVFASLNEAGFDIYLMLRPLERKLNVSSLEPTEYYKMKFKLPREEKPKEVVALAPSSDTISVRSNVVVVVDSVGVEPTYHSGVKADLSNYIFSPEGMHDTTNGPPPISQVEITDNQDVDSNYIPHRYKLNFSPDLVYGAAGVSTFYGLEGSTILAFSDMLGDHQIIFQTNLLIDLKNSDYGLSYYYLPGRMDWGFQAFHDAKFLYVGSPGAWYDTLYRFQTWAVGAVASYPIDRFNRIDCSLMWLNLSRDNLDNASSPSERRSLVLPLVSYVNDNSIWQGEWFGPNNGSRFNATFYGTPKIGNDGLDMQTFTADYRSYNKLAKEFIFVYRLSGGISMGSNKQNFLLGGTEGWLNYHLATNEIPIHNVEDFAFLTQVLPLRGYDYAQEIGTRFAVANMEFRFPLLKYLIFGALPIGFANILGAAFVDMGSAWSNDPSWRAFGTDPNNGETITKDLLIGTGLGSRIILFGLPLRIDVAWRFNWSGFSEPYYYFSLGGDF